A DNA window from Guyparkeria halophila contains the following coding sequences:
- a CDS encoding BCCT family transporter — MSQTSPSRPNNETTTETGLARFGDPLVLILTIGFVIAFIGLSLWDMDRVADGIGAGFAWTARVLGSYFQVFLLLTFFIGIGVALSPAGRATVGDLERPEMSTFKWLSIIMCTLLAGGGVFFAAGEPVYHFLVTPPAFDTEAGTAEAVAGALAQSFMHWGFLAWAVLGSLTAVVLAYAHYIKGQPLRPRTLLYPVFGERIMRGWFGGVVDAFCVIAVVAGTVGPIGFLATQLSFGLSELFGLPATFATQLGILAFLGLIYITSAVTGVHRGIQWLSRFNVLLAIAIGAVIFVFGPTLFLFNAYVQGMGTYISSFFTMATMTAETAPGWWMQWWTVFFFAWFIGYAPLMAVFVARISRGRTIRQMILAVAVMAPIATTIWFTLLGGSGIYYQLNEVFDLAEPLNNFQFDVATLTVAQALPGGTWMAAAIMLLTLIFVATTGDSMSYSIAMVGSGHDAPHPLIRAFWGGVMAIMAAMLLYMGSGQISVLQQFIVITAIPVSLILLPSLWTGPKTAYAMARAQGLLAKD, encoded by the coding sequence ATGAGCCAGACCTCGCCTTCCCGCCCCAACAACGAGACGACCACCGAGACCGGCCTGGCCCGTTTTGGTGATCCGCTGGTCCTGATCCTGACCATCGGCTTCGTGATCGCCTTCATCGGCCTGTCGCTTTGGGACATGGACCGCGTGGCCGACGGGATCGGTGCCGGCTTTGCCTGGACCGCCCGCGTGCTGGGCTCCTACTTCCAGGTCTTCCTGCTGCTGACCTTCTTTATCGGCATCGGGGTCGCGCTCTCGCCGGCCGGCCGGGCGACGGTGGGTGACCTGGAACGCCCCGAGATGAGCACGTTCAAGTGGCTCTCGATCATCATGTGCACCCTGCTCGCCGGGGGCGGGGTGTTCTTCGCCGCGGGCGAGCCGGTTTACCACTTCCTGGTCACCCCGCCGGCCTTCGACACCGAGGCCGGCACGGCCGAGGCGGTCGCCGGCGCGCTGGCCCAATCGTTCATGCACTGGGGCTTTCTCGCCTGGGCGGTGCTGGGGTCGCTGACCGCCGTGGTGCTCGCCTACGCGCACTACATCAAGGGCCAGCCGCTGCGTCCGCGCACCCTGCTCTATCCGGTGTTCGGCGAGCGCATCATGCGCGGCTGGTTCGGCGGCGTGGTCGATGCGTTCTGCGTGATCGCGGTGGTCGCCGGCACGGTCGGGCCAATCGGCTTTCTCGCCACCCAGCTCTCGTTCGGCCTGTCCGAGCTATTTGGCCTGCCGGCGACCTTCGCCACCCAGCTGGGCATCCTCGCCTTTCTGGGCCTGATCTACATCACCTCGGCGGTCACCGGCGTGCATCGCGGCATCCAGTGGCTCAGCCGCTTCAACGTGCTGCTGGCAATCGCGATCGGCGCGGTGATCTTCGTCTTCGGCCCGACCCTGTTCCTGTTCAATGCCTACGTGCAGGGCATGGGCACCTACATCTCCTCGTTCTTCACCATGGCCACCATGACCGCCGAAACCGCTCCGGGCTGGTGGATGCAATGGTGGACGGTATTCTTCTTCGCCTGGTTCATCGGCTACGCGCCGCTGATGGCGGTGTTCGTCGCGCGCATTTCCCGCGGGCGTACCATTCGCCAGATGATCCTCGCCGTCGCCGTGATGGCACCCATCGCCACCACCATCTGGTTCACGCTGCTGGGCGGGTCGGGCATCTACTACCAGCTCAACGAGGTCTTCGACCTGGCCGAACCGCTGAACAACTTCCAGTTCGACGTGGCGACCCTCACCGTTGCCCAGGCCCTGCCGGGCGGCACCTGGATGGCCGCGGCGATCATGCTGCTCACGCTGATCTTCGTCGCCACCACCGGCGATTCGATGAGCTACTCCATCGCGATGGTCGGCTCGGGCCACGACGCGCCGCACCCGCTGATCCGCGCCTTCTGGGGCGGCGTGATGGCCATCATGGCCGCCATGCTGCTGTACATGGGCTCGGGGCAGATCAGCGTCCTGCAGCAGTTCATCGTCATCACCGCCATCCCGGTGTCGCTGATCCTGCTGCCCTCGCTGTGGACCGGGCCGAAGACGGCCTACGCCATGGCCCGCGCGCAGGGACTGCTGGCCAAGGACTGA
- a CDS encoding dienelactone hydrolase family protein, whose amino-acid sequence MHSQPRAPIPLTTTLLAAALAWHAPAGAMEMDGNWEPDGEDVGYQVDGEAFTGYLSPAEGKSRGTVLIVHDWDGIDDYERKRADMVAEMGYDAFAVDLYGKGNRPQETGAKKAETERLYQDRERMQTLTRAGLQFARDQGVAEKTVVMGYCFGGAVVLEAARNGLVDQAAGYATFHGGLGTPEGQGWSDPGAPILIAHGGADSMISMNDVATLSGELEDAGATYTIEVYSGAPHAFTVFGTDRYQARADEQSWAAFTGLLDEVF is encoded by the coding sequence ATGCACAGTCAGCCACGCGCCCCAATCCCCCTGACCACCACGCTTCTCGCCGCGGCGCTCGCCTGGCACGCCCCGGCGGGTGCCATGGAGATGGACGGCAACTGGGAGCCGGATGGCGAGGACGTCGGCTACCAGGTCGACGGGGAAGCCTTTACCGGCTACCTCAGCCCCGCCGAGGGCAAGTCCCGCGGTACGGTGCTGATCGTCCACGACTGGGACGGCATCGATGACTACGAGCGCAAGCGCGCCGACATGGTGGCCGAAATGGGGTATGACGCCTTCGCCGTGGATCTCTACGGCAAGGGCAACCGCCCGCAGGAAACCGGTGCCAAGAAGGCGGAGACCGAGCGCCTCTACCAGGATCGCGAGCGCATGCAGACGCTCACCCGCGCCGGCCTCCAGTTCGCGCGCGACCAGGGCGTGGCCGAGAAGACCGTCGTCATGGGTTACTGCTTCGGCGGCGCGGTGGTGCTGGAGGCGGCTCGCAACGGGCTGGTCGATCAAGCCGCAGGCTACGCCACCTTCCACGGCGGCCTGGGCACGCCGGAAGGCCAGGGCTGGTCCGATCCCGGCGCCCCCATCCTGATCGCCCACGGCGGGGCCGACTCGATGATCTCGATGAACGACGTCGCCACGCTGTCAGGCGAACTCGAGGACGCCGGCGCGACCTACACCATCGAGGTCTACTCGGGCGCCCCGCATGCCTTCACGGTATTCGGCACCGACCGCTACCAGGCGCGCGCCGACGAGCAATCCTGGGCGGCCTTTACCGGGTTGCTCGACGAGGTCTTCTGA
- a CDS encoding PEP/pyruvate-binding domain-containing protein: MFGLTTHLPRHAIPSRVTALIGVALLLLGLTITGKPAMADDASSPSTEQMREWIEAMKAAPRGPFERIRWFCEDGTVLPPKPYACGDHGGGIQHGEWSERTQAIRAQGYPLATLLAELEPDDYLGPNGQHQALRLILIERFLIRADDGWVFRRARYYRGAIQIEDEERQARALLLGLAGDPWWHDPDRFLLLRETTRLLPVDGDHPAASQARDLAIEIAEAAPDFQDLRIKLHGMPDAGDIQRVTEYARGNDDPALDVPLQTLGRALEALYAPQAAVDRLRALGGRSADGDLRRSLLEAADRLERSRTLTHRLTTTGQLAHQVRQRIEAPTTSPEQRLRLLQASLALEQEAFAVASHLFERNQTDPATRRDQLTWLRALGESLYGTGLLSARQWQHLSASIDGLLDAPSVPASRFATELAYLARTAGWAQRALGFHFDLAIDRWADLTPEVGHFIPDRLRDSPLLFFSRLLDCLRDEAGQLTDTRHRLFGEPLATGLRPLNPGLSRGVLRPVPADGERFDPEGIYLLPETTASLPPMAGILTRGAGNSLSHVQLLARNLGIPNVVVDEALLTRIGTHLGERVVLAVSPGGRVQLAADGPEWQGLLDRRQGEREPRIEVNWDKLDLENTALRSLHGLRADDAGRQVGPKAANLGELARHYPEQVSAGLAIPFGVFRELIDQPIRPGGPTAFEWLEQEYERLGRIEDSETRDQATAEMLTRMRQWIATVDLPTGFRERLRARLVETFGSADTAGVFVRSDTNVEDLPGFTGAGLNRTVANVVGFEAIIDAMREVWASPFTERAYAWRQARMDAPAHVYPAVLLQATVPVDKSGVLVTADLDTGDRHWLSIATSEGLGGAVDGQAAEELRVHRESGAVRLLSQATAPTRLAVRPVGGVERIAAEGPTTLLSPANIDRLRHLTDDVENRDLLPVDDAGERPVADIEFGFVGDRLALFQIRPLVENRRARANQYLIALDRPLRDTDAPAVDLSRPPGQ, encoded by the coding sequence ATGTTCGGCCTGACCACTCACCTGCCCCGCCACGCGATCCCCTCGCGAGTCACCGCGCTGATCGGCGTGGCACTCCTGCTGCTCGGCCTGACGATAACGGGCAAACCGGCCATGGCCGATGACGCCTCATCGCCCAGCACCGAGCAGATGCGCGAATGGATCGAGGCGATGAAGGCCGCCCCGCGCGGGCCATTCGAGCGGATTCGCTGGTTCTGCGAGGACGGCACCGTCCTGCCACCGAAACCGTATGCCTGTGGCGATCACGGTGGCGGCATCCAGCACGGCGAGTGGAGCGAGCGCACCCAGGCCATCCGCGCCCAGGGCTATCCGCTGGCCACCCTGCTCGCGGAACTCGAACCCGACGACTATCTCGGACCCAATGGGCAACATCAGGCACTGCGCCTGATCCTGATCGAACGCTTCCTGATCCGGGCCGATGACGGCTGGGTCTTTCGCCGTGCCCGCTATTACCGTGGGGCGATCCAGATCGAGGACGAGGAGCGCCAGGCCCGCGCCCTGCTGCTCGGCCTGGCCGGTGATCCGTGGTGGCACGACCCGGATCGCTTCCTGCTGCTGCGCGAGACGACCCGCCTGCTGCCGGTCGATGGCGACCACCCGGCGGCCAGCCAGGCGCGGGATCTCGCCATCGAGATCGCCGAGGCCGCCCCGGACTTTCAGGACCTGCGCATCAAGCTGCACGGCATGCCGGATGCCGGTGACATCCAGCGGGTAACCGAGTACGCCCGAGGGAACGACGACCCGGCCCTGGACGTGCCCCTGCAGACGCTTGGCCGGGCACTCGAGGCCCTTTACGCACCCCAGGCCGCCGTGGACCGCCTGAGAGCGCTGGGCGGGCGCAGCGCCGATGGCGATCTGCGTCGCTCTCTGCTCGAGGCAGCCGACCGCCTCGAGCGAAGCCGGACACTCACCCATCGGCTGACCACGACCGGGCAGCTCGCACACCAAGTCCGCCAGCGCATCGAGGCGCCCACGACCTCGCCGGAACAAAGGCTACGCCTGCTGCAGGCCAGCCTGGCGCTGGAGCAGGAGGCCTTTGCGGTTGCCAGCCACCTGTTCGAACGCAACCAGACCGATCCGGCCACCCGCCGCGACCAGTTGACCTGGTTGCGTGCCCTGGGCGAGAGCCTGTACGGCACCGGCCTGTTGTCCGCCCGGCAATGGCAACACCTCTCGGCGAGCATCGACGGTCTCCTCGACGCGCCGTCCGTACCGGCGTCTCGCTTTGCCACCGAACTGGCCTACCTGGCGCGCACCGCCGGCTGGGCGCAGCGAGCGCTCGGGTTTCATTTCGATCTCGCCATCGACCGCTGGGCGGATCTCACCCCGGAGGTCGGGCACTTCATCCCCGACCGACTGCGCGACAGTCCGTTGCTGTTCTTCAGCCGCCTGCTCGACTGCCTGCGCGATGAGGCCGGGCAACTGACGGATACGCGCCACCGCCTGTTCGGCGAGCCCCTCGCGACCGGGCTTCGACCACTCAACCCCGGCCTGAGCCGTGGGGTGCTGCGCCCGGTACCGGCCGACGGGGAGCGCTTCGATCCCGAGGGCATCTACCTGCTGCCCGAGACCACCGCCTCGTTACCGCCGATGGCCGGCATCCTGACTCGCGGGGCGGGCAACTCGCTCTCGCACGTCCAACTGCTGGCCCGCAACCTGGGCATTCCCAACGTGGTGGTCGACGAGGCGCTGCTCACTCGCATCGGAACGCATCTCGGCGAGCGGGTCGTGCTGGCAGTGAGCCCGGGCGGGCGCGTTCAGCTGGCCGCCGACGGCCCGGAGTGGCAGGGGCTTCTCGACCGGCGGCAGGGCGAGCGGGAGCCACGGATCGAGGTGAACTGGGACAAGCTCGACCTGGAAAACACCGCGCTGCGCTCGCTCCACGGCTTGCGTGCCGACGATGCGGGTCGCCAGGTCGGGCCCAAGGCGGCCAACCTGGGTGAGCTCGCCCGTCACTACCCCGAACAGGTGAGTGCGGGGCTGGCGATTCCATTCGGCGTCTTCCGTGAACTGATCGACCAACCAATCCGCCCCGGCGGGCCGACGGCCTTCGAGTGGCTCGAACAGGAATACGAACGCCTGGGTCGCATCGAGGACAGCGAAACCCGCGACCAGGCCACTGCCGAGATGTTGACTCGGATGCGGCAATGGATCGCAACGGTCGACTTGCCCACCGGTTTTCGCGAGCGGTTGCGCGCCCGTCTGGTCGAGACCTTCGGTTCGGCCGACACCGCCGGGGTGTTCGTGCGCAGCGACACCAATGTCGAGGACCTGCCGGGATTCACCGGTGCCGGGCTCAATCGCACGGTCGCCAACGTGGTCGGCTTCGAGGCCATCATCGATGCCATGCGCGAGGTGTGGGCCTCGCCGTTCACCGAGCGCGCTTATGCCTGGCGCCAGGCACGCATGGATGCCCCGGCACACGTGTACCCGGCGGTCTTACTGCAGGCGACGGTGCCGGTGGACAAGTCGGGGGTGCTGGTCACCGCCGATCTGGATACCGGCGATCGACACTGGCTAAGCATCGCGACCAGCGAAGGGCTGGGCGGCGCGGTTGACGGGCAGGCGGCCGAGGAGTTGCGGGTGCATCGGGAAAGCGGAGCCGTGCGGCTGCTCAGCCAGGCCACGGCCCCCACCCGACTGGCCGTGCGACCCGTGGGCGGCGTTGAGCGGATCGCCGCCGAGGGGCCGACCACCCTGCTCTCGCCGGCGAACATCGACCGGCTGCGCCACCTGACCGACGACGTCGAAAACCGGGATCTGCTGCCGGTCGACGACGCCGGGGAGCGGCCGGTGGCCGACATCGAATTCGGCTTTGTCGGCGATCGGTTGGCCCTGTTCCAGATTCGCCCGCTGGTGGAAAACCGCCGGGCCCGGGCCAACCAATACCTGATCGCGCTCGACCGCCCGCTGCGTGACACCGACGCCCCGGCGGTCGACCTCTCCCGACCACCCGGCCAATAG
- a CDS encoding serine hydrolase, whose product MIAGLAGLIGLLLPATLPAYPLDAAEETGIERLEGYRLANQGEIAGNRLPPGALLDRDQIRLRLTDRATFELPEADPAFTRRVVDLLGAEASRYSVSVLDISDPERPRYAEHNGVTRRTPGSVGKVMLATALLQQIADRYPDDIEAQQRLLRETPVTADTFIQWDSHTVPFWDGENRRFTRRPLRVGDTANLWTYLDWAMSASSNAAASAVMKQLMLLHYFGDDYPVAPEREAELFDRPPAERRDILLEALVEPIARNGLDTDQLRQGAFFTSGGKARVAGTNSLGTTRELMRLLVKMEKGKLVDEWSSRELKRLLYMTQRRIRYASSPALRDAAVFFKSGSLYKCDREANPDCGKYRGNVYNYMHSVAIVEHPAGDPKQVYLVTMTSNVLNKNSAVAHQSFATQLHRLMEAGQE is encoded by the coding sequence GTGATCGCAGGACTGGCCGGCCTGATCGGCTTGCTGCTGCCCGCCACCCTGCCGGCCTATCCCCTGGATGCCGCCGAGGAGACCGGCATCGAACGCCTGGAGGGCTACCGCCTGGCCAACCAGGGGGAAATCGCCGGCAACCGGCTGCCGCCGGGGGCCCTGCTCGACCGCGACCAGATCCGCCTGCGCCTGACCGATCGGGCGACCTTCGAGCTCCCCGAGGCCGATCCGGCGTTCACGCGTCGTGTGGTCGACCTGCTGGGGGCCGAGGCGTCCCGGTACAGCGTCAGTGTGCTCGACATCAGCGACCCGGAACGTCCCCGCTACGCGGAGCACAACGGCGTGACCCGCCGCACGCCCGGGAGTGTCGGCAAGGTCATGCTGGCCACCGCCCTGCTGCAGCAAATCGCCGACCGCTACCCCGACGACATCGAGGCCCAGCAGCGACTGCTGCGCGAGACGCCGGTCACCGCGGACACATTCATCCAGTGGGACAGTCACACGGTGCCGTTCTGGGATGGCGAGAACCGGCGTTTCACGCGCCGCCCGCTGCGGGTGGGCGACACGGCCAATCTATGGACCTACCTCGACTGGGCCATGTCGGCCAGCTCGAACGCCGCGGCCAGCGCGGTGATGAAACAGCTGATGCTGTTGCACTACTTTGGCGACGACTATCCGGTGGCACCCGAGCGAGAGGCCGAGCTGTTCGACCGGCCACCCGCCGAACGGCGCGACATCCTGCTCGAGGCCCTGGTCGAGCCGATCGCCCGCAACGGACTGGATACCGACCAATTGCGCCAGGGGGCCTTTTTCACCAGCGGTGGCAAGGCGCGGGTCGCGGGCACCAACAGCCTGGGCACCACCCGCGAGCTGATGCGCCTGCTGGTCAAGATGGAGAAGGGGAAACTGGTCGACGAGTGGTCGAGCCGGGAATTGAAGCGACTGCTGTACATGACTCAGCGGCGCATCCGCTACGCCTCCTCGCCGGCACTGCGTGACGCGGCCGTGTTCTTCAAGTCCGGCTCACTCTACAAGTGCGACCGGGAGGCGAATCCGGACTGCGGCAAGTACCGCGGCAATGTCTACAACTACATGCACTCGGTCGCGATCGTCGAACACCCGGCCGGCGACCCGAAACAGGTCTACCTGGTGACGATGACCTCCAACGTGCTCAACAAGAACTCGGCGGTAGCGCACCAGAGTTTCGCGACGCAACTGCATCGCCTGATGGAGGCCGGCCAGGAATGA
- a CDS encoding serine hydrolase — translation MWRQLALVFLFWSVGPGLGQAALPADAVALREATDPALQAQLEERLDALQLGRSVEAGQLSVALVDVTDPDQPRLAEVNGDAMLYAASLPKIAILLAAFQRIDEGALTLDDETRDLMTRMIRNSSNSAATAMIGKVGRDYINELLRSPRYRLYDESLNGGLWVGKEYGRGSAYQRDPLHHLSHGATAFQVARFYYLLEKGELVSPQSSREMKRILGEPAISHKFVGGLLGEVPQAQIYRKSGTWRDWHADSAIVEHDGRTYIAVGLAQNPSGGEWLKRLIVELDGLIMDAPIRTARLGAVSAR, via the coding sequence ATGTGGCGACAGCTGGCGTTGGTTTTTCTATTCTGGTCGGTCGGACCGGGCCTCGGGCAGGCCGCCCTGCCGGCGGATGCCGTCGCGCTGCGTGAGGCCACCGATCCGGCCTTGCAGGCGCAGCTCGAAGAGCGCCTGGATGCCCTGCAACTGGGCCGATCGGTCGAGGCCGGCCAGTTGTCGGTGGCGCTGGTGGATGTCACCGATCCCGACCAGCCCCGGCTGGCCGAGGTCAATGGCGATGCCATGCTCTACGCGGCCAGCCTGCCCAAGATCGCGATCCTGCTCGCCGCCTTCCAGCGAATCGACGAGGGGGCACTGACCCTCGATGACGAGACACGCGATCTGATGACCCGCATGATCCGCAACTCGTCGAATAGCGCCGCTACCGCCATGATCGGCAAGGTGGGCCGCGACTACATCAACGAGTTGCTGCGTTCGCCCCGCTATCGCCTCTACGACGAATCACTCAACGGCGGGCTGTGGGTCGGCAAGGAATACGGCCGGGGTTCGGCCTATCAGCGCGACCCGTTGCATCATCTGTCTCACGGGGCGACGGCCTTCCAGGTAGCCCGGTTCTACTACCTGCTCGAGAAGGGCGAGCTGGTCTCGCCGCAATCCTCCCGCGAGATGAAGCGCATCCTCGGTGAGCCCGCCATCTCGCACAAGTTCGTCGGCGGGCTGCTCGGCGAGGTGCCTCAAGCGCAGATCTACCGCAAGTCGGGCACTTGGCGCGACTGGCACGCCGACAGCGCCATCGTCGAGCACGACGGGCGCACCTACATCGCCGTGGGCCTGGCGCAGAATCCCAGCGGCGGCGAATGGCTCAAGCGGCTGATCGTCGAGCTCGACGGGTTGATCATGGACGCGCCGATCCGCACGGCCAGGCTCGGAGCGGTCTCGGCGCGCTGA
- a CDS encoding Npt1/Npt2 family nucleotide transporter: protein MTPQTDSNHPGPSRPGPGNPEPGGFGARHPWLLRRVLLFTNFFLIIAAVYHLKPASRSLFLSALGADALPYVWIATATALALTIGLYHRLIARYSRIHVVLGTCAVVITVLLGFYPFLDGSGFAAAFAFYVFVDMVSVILVEQFWSLTNTIFSTREGKRWYGFIATGGLVGGVAGGMASSAWIREAGLETMDLLPIAAAIIGLIVGLTLLMGRTGLYREKPGVANHHSQSAGDWRAILRHRYLLLIAGILLLAQIAEPIIEYQFMKVVEATVTDRDARTAYLGAFFGVLSAVAIGINLLITPLVHRWLGVLGGLFAQPIAVVIGSVVYLSQATLQAGAFLKIADRGLSYSINRASKELLYVPIEPLLMFRAKAWIDMFGYRLFKVAGSLLILLLTQWLPWPLEAAQLAWVVVAICLLWMAALTRLGSRYRGILDRAEAIAETR, encoded by the coding sequence GTGACCCCGCAGACCGACTCGAACCACCCCGGACCCAGCCGTCCCGGGCCCGGCAATCCCGAACCGGGCGGCTTCGGGGCCCGTCATCCGTGGCTGCTGCGGCGTGTCCTGCTGTTCACCAACTTCTTCCTGATCATCGCGGCGGTCTACCACCTCAAGCCGGCCAGCCGCTCGCTGTTCCTCAGCGCACTGGGTGCCGATGCCCTGCCCTATGTCTGGATTGCCACGGCCACGGCGCTGGCCCTGACCATCGGCCTGTATCACCGCCTGATCGCGCGCTATTCCCGCATCCACGTGGTCCTGGGCACCTGCGCGGTGGTGATCACGGTCCTGCTGGGGTTCTATCCGTTCCTCGACGGCAGCGGTTTCGCCGCGGCGTTCGCCTTTTACGTGTTCGTCGACATGGTCAGCGTGATCCTGGTCGAACAATTCTGGAGCCTGACCAACACGATCTTCTCCACCCGCGAGGGCAAGCGCTGGTACGGGTTCATCGCCACCGGCGGACTGGTGGGCGGGGTCGCCGGTGGCATGGCCTCCAGTGCGTGGATACGCGAGGCGGGCCTGGAAACCATGGACCTGCTGCCGATCGCGGCGGCCATCATCGGCCTGATCGTCGGCCTGACCCTGCTGATGGGCCGGACCGGCCTTTACCGCGAGAAACCCGGCGTGGCCAACCACCACAGCCAGTCTGCCGGCGACTGGCGGGCGATCCTGCGGCACCGCTACCTGTTGCTGATCGCGGGCATCCTGCTGCTGGCTCAGATCGCCGAACCGATCATCGAATACCAGTTCATGAAGGTGGTCGAGGCGACCGTCACCGATCGCGACGCGCGCACGGCCTACCTGGGCGCGTTCTTCGGCGTACTCAGCGCGGTGGCGATCGGCATCAACCTGCTGATCACGCCGCTGGTGCATCGCTGGCTCGGGGTGCTCGGTGGCCTGTTCGCCCAACCCATCGCGGTGGTGATCGGCAGCGTCGTGTACCTGTCGCAAGCCACCCTGCAGGCCGGGGCGTTTCTCAAGATCGCCGACCGCGGCCTGTCTTACTCGATCAACCGCGCCTCCAAGGAGCTCCTGTACGTGCCGATCGAGCCATTGCTGATGTTCCGGGCCAAGGCCTGGATCGACATGTTCGGCTACCGGCTGTTCAAGGTGGCCGGTTCACTGCTGATCCTGTTGCTGACCCAGTGGCTTCCGTGGCCACTGGAGGCCGCACAGCTCGCCTGGGTGGTCGTCGCCATCTGTCTGCTGTGGATGGCCGCCCTCACCCGACTGGGGAGCCGGTATCGCGGCATCCTTGACCGGGCCGAAGCCATCGCGGAAACCCGCTGA
- a CDS encoding slipin family protein yields the protein MLGNFGFLVVPLIVLVAIIAMSLRVLREYERGVVFFLGRFQRVKGPGLIIVIPVIQQMVKVDLRIITLDVPSQDVISQDNVTVRVNAVLYFRVVDPERAVIQVENYNQATSQLAQTTLRSVLGKHDLDEMLSERDKLNNDIQGILDQQTDAWGIKVANVEIKHVDLDESMIRAIARQAEAERERRAKVIHAEGELQAAEKLVQAADMMKDSPAALQLRYLQTMADMSTNGKTSSVFFPLPIELTNAFQEFTGHFSQKRPEG from the coding sequence ATGCTCGGTAATTTCGGATTTCTGGTCGTGCCGCTGATCGTGCTGGTCGCGATCATCGCCATGTCCTTGCGCGTGCTGCGCGAGTACGAGCGCGGCGTGGTGTTCTTCCTGGGCCGGTTCCAGCGGGTCAAGGGCCCGGGCCTGATTATCGTCATTCCGGTGATCCAGCAGATGGTCAAGGTCGACCTGCGCATCATCACGCTGGACGTGCCCAGCCAGGATGTGATCTCGCAGGACAACGTCACCGTGCGGGTCAACGCGGTGCTCTACTTCCGTGTTGTCGATCCCGAGCGCGCCGTGATTCAGGTGGAAAATTACAACCAGGCCACCAGCCAGTTGGCCCAGACCACCTTGCGCTCGGTGCTCGGCAAGCACGATCTCGACGAGATGCTCTCCGAGCGCGACAAGCTCAACAATGACATCCAGGGCATCCTCGATCAGCAGACCGATGCCTGGGGCATCAAGGTGGCCAACGTCGAGATCAAGCATGTCGACCTGGACGAATCCATGATTCGCGCGATCGCTCGCCAGGCGGAGGCCGAGCGCGAACGGCGGGCCAAGGTCATCCACGCCGAGGGTGAGTTGCAGGCCGCCGAGAAACTGGTGCAGGCCGCCGACATGATGAAGGACAGCCCCGCCGCGCTGCAGTTGCGTTACCTGCAGACCATGGCCGACATGTCCACCAACGGCAAGACCAGCTCGGTGTTCTTCCCCTTGCCGATCGAGCTGACCAACGCCTTCCAGGAGTTCACCGGCCACTTCTCGCAGAAACGCCCCGAGGGCTGA